The following are encoded together in the Oncorhynchus nerka isolate Pitt River linkage group LG23, Oner_Uvic_2.0, whole genome shotgun sequence genome:
- the LOC115106147 gene encoding adenosine kinase-like, which yields MSSGEPRAKKIKKTPEGNTPKRNTPKRNTPKRNTPKRNTPKRNTPKRNIPERKTLTKLSPNSLFGMGNPLLDISAVVDQDFLEKYGLKANDQILAEDKHKALFEEIFKFKVEYHAGGSTQNSIKVAQWMIQEPHKVCTFFGCIGKDKFGEILKQKAVEVHVDAHYYEQTEEPTGTCAVCITGDNRSMVANLAAANYYKKDGHLDLKENWKLVEKAKVFYIAGFFLTVSLESILKVAKHASENNKLFTLNLSAPFICQYFKDALMEVMPYVDVLFGNETEAATFSKEQGFETEDIKEIAKKVQTLPRVNKKRPRIVVFTQGKDETIMTKGGDKLETFKVLQIEQKDIVDTNGAGDAFVGGFLSELVQDKTLEQCVKAGHYAANVTIRQTGCTFPHKPDFH from the coding sequence ATGTCGTCAGGCGAACCCAGAGCCAAGAAAATTAAGAAAACCCCAGAGGGGAATACTCCCAAGAGGAACACTCCCAAGAGGAACACTCCCAAGAGGAACACTCCCAAGAGGAACACTCCCAAGAGGAACACTCCCAAGAGGAACATTCCAGAGAGGAAAACCCTGACCAAACTCAGCCCTAATTCTCTGTTCGGGATGGGGAACCCCCTTCTGGACATCTCAGCCGTTGTGGACCAGGACTTCCTGGAGAAGTACGGTTTGAAGGCAAACGACCAGATTCTGGCGGAGGACAAGCACAAAGCATTGTTTGAAGAGATTTTCAAGTTTAAAGTAGAGTATCATGCCGGAGGATCTACTCAGAACTCTATAAAGGTCGCCCAGTGGATGATCCAGGAGCCCCACAAGGTGTGTACATTCTTCGGCTGTATCGGGAAGGACAAGTTTGGGGAGATTCTGAAGCAGAAGGCAGTGGAGGTCCACGTGGACGCCCACTACTATGAGCAGACAGAAGAGCCTACAGGGACCTGCGCCGTGTGCATCACCGGGGACAACAGGTCTATGGTAGCTAATCTAGCAGCCGCTAACTATTATAAGAAGGACGGACATCTGGACTTAAAGGAGAACTGGAAACTGGTGGAGAAAGCCAAGGTCTTTTATATCGCTGGCTTCTTCCTGACGGTGTCTCTGGAGTCCATCCTGAAAGTAGCCAAACACGCATCTGAGAACAACAAGCTGTTCACTCTGAACCTCTCCGCTCCCTTCATCTGCCAGTACTTCAAAGATGCCCTCATGGAGGTCATGCCCTACGTAGACGTGCTGTTCGGCAATGAGACGGAGGCAGCCACGTTTTCAAAAGAGCAAGGCTTTGAGACAGAGGACATTAAGGAGATTGCTAAGAAGGTCCAGACTCTGCCCAGAGTCAACAAGAAGAGGCCGAGAATCGTTGTCTTTACTCAGGGGAAGGACGAAACCATCATGACCAAAGGAGGTGACAAGCTGGAGACGTTCAAAGTTCTGCAGATTGAGCAGAAGGACATTGTGGACACAAATGGTGCCGGTGATGCCTTTGTAGGAGGATTCCTGTCAGAGTTGGTCCAGGATAAGACATTGGAACAATGTGTGAAAGCAGGACACTACGCTGCCAACGTCACCATCAGACAAACAGGATGCACCTTCCCTCACAAACCAGACTTCCACTGA